In a genomic window of Thermodesulfovibrionia bacterium:
- the tsf gene encoding translation elongation factor Ts — MSISANDVKELREQTGVGMMQCKNALKEAEGDIAKALDILRQKGLASAAKKVGREASEGLIGSYIHMGKLGVLVEINCETDFVAKTDEYIEFVKDVAMHIAAANPTYVSRDNVPADIVAKEKEIFASQVEGKPANIVDKIVEGKLEKFYSDVCLLEQVYVKDEDQKKKIKDLVIDKVAHLGENIVIKRFVRFQLGEKAGS, encoded by the coding sequence ATGAGCATAAGCGCAAATGATGTTAAGGAACTGAGAGAGCAGACCGGCGTCGGCATGATGCAGTGTAAAAACGCCCTTAAAGAGGCAGAAGGCGATATTGCAAAGGCGCTTGATATATTAAGGCAGAAGGGGCTTGCTTCAGCAGCAAAGAAGGTCGGCAGGGAGGCATCAGAAGGCCTGATAGGTTCATACATACACATGGGGAAACTCGGTGTTTTAGTAGAGATCAACTGCGAAACTGACTTTGTAGCCAAGACTGACGAATACATCGAGTTTGTCAAAGATGTAGCTATGCATATAGCAGCCGCGAACCCCACATATGTCAGCAGAGATAATGTCCCGGCTGATATAGTTGCAAAAGAGAAAGAGATATTCGCGTCCCAGGTAGAGGGCAAGCCGGCTAACATAGTGGACAAGATAGTCGAAGGCAAGCTGGAAAAGTTCTATTCTGACGTATGCCTTTTGGAACAGGTCTATGTAAAGGACGAGGATCAGAAGAAGAAGATCAAGGACCTTGTCATTGATAAGGTTGCTCATCTGGGTGAAAATATAGTGATCAAACGTTTCGTGAGATTTCAGCTGGGAGAAAAGGCCGGCTCTTAA